In the Terriglobales bacterium genome, ACATGCCGGCGTTGCGGGCGGTGAGCACGTCGTTGTCGGAATCGCCGACCATGACGGCTTCGTCGGCGCGGACGCGGTTCTCATCGAGCAGCACGAGGGCGCCGTGCGGGTCGGGCTTCTTGGTGTGGAAACTGTTGCCGCCGTAGACCTGCGCGAAGAAGCCGCCGAGGCCGAGGGCGTCGACGATGGCCTGCGAGGGGCGAACCGGCTTGTTGGTGAGCACGGCCATCGTGCGCGGCGTGCCGTTGGCGGAGCGCGCGATCGCTTCGAGCGCGGGCTTCACGCCGTCGTAGACGTAGGTGTGGTCGAGCTTGTGCTCCTTGTACCAGGCGAGGAAGTAGAGCAGTGCCTGTTCGACGAACTTCTCGTCGTCGGGGTCGCCGAGCGCGCGGCGGACGAGCATGGGCGCGCCGTCGCCGATGTAGCTGGCGATGACGTCGCAGGGGAGCTCGGACTTGCCGTAGTGCTTGAGCATGGCGTTGACCGAGTTGGCGAGGTCGAGGCGCGAGTCGACCAGGGTGCCGTCGAGGTCGAAGACGACGAGCCTGATGTTCTCGGCCGGGATGGGGCGGTGGACGCGGATCATCGCACGGAACCGTTCAGTATATCGGGCGACACCGTTTACAATAGCGCTTCAAGCCCGTTCTACTACTCGTCCAAGGACACGGATGGCGACCACCAAAGTCGAGCCAAAATCTGCTCCGAAAACAGAGCCGGCGAAGGCCGAGCGGAACTGGCAGGGGCTCAGCAAGCGGCAGCTGACCGACATGTACCGCACCATGTACATGTCGCGGAAGCTCGACGACCGCGAGATCCTGCTGAAGCGGCAGCAGAAGATCTTCTTCCAGATCTCGGGCGCGGGGCACGAGGCGCTGCTGGTGGCAGCGGCCGCCGCGCTGCGGCCGGGCTACGACTGGTTCTATCCTTATTATCGCGACCGCGCGCTGTGCCTCGCGCTGGGCATGACGCCCTACGAGCAGTTGCTCGAAGCGGTGGGCGCCGCCGACGATCCCAACTCCGGCGGCCGCCAGATGCCCTCCCACTGGGGGCACAAGAAGCTCAACATCGTGACGCAGTCCTCGCC is a window encoding:
- a CDS encoding HAD-IA family hydrolase, producing the protein MIRVHRPIPAENIRLVVFDLDGTLVDSRLDLANSVNAMLKHYGKSELPCDVIASYIGDGAPMLVRRALGDPDDEKFVEQALLYFLAWYKEHKLDHTYVYDGVKPALEAIARSANGTPRTMAVLTNKPVRPSQAIVDALGLGGFFAQVYGGNSFHTKKPDPHGALVLLDENRVRADEAVMVGDSDNDVLTARNAGMYSIGLTYGLAPDSLKAVPPDVLVDTPSELAQVLTAK